In a single window of the Coffea eugenioides isolate CCC68of chromosome 3, Ceug_1.0, whole genome shotgun sequence genome:
- the LOC113765041 gene encoding major allergen Pru av 1-like — MGNVPLLNRPIYKRHRAEYEKNRMGVITFSEEYTYSIPPARLFKASVLDSHYLFPKLLPQAFKSIEILQGNGGTGSIKQINLAEGKNVSYLKYKIDELNEETYTYNYTLIEGDALSANLEKISYEVKFETSPSGGTVAKMTNTYCTVGDFAIKEEEVKAGKEKALGMYKAVEAYLVQNPDVYA; from the exons ATGGGCAATGTGCCACTTCTTAATAGGCCTATATACAAAAGACACCGTGCAGAGTATG AAAAAAACAGAATGGGTGTCATTACTTTCTCCGAGGAATACACTTACTCTATCCCTCCAGCAAGGCTGTTCAAGGCCTCGGTTCTTGACTCTCACTACCTGTTTCCCAAGCTCTTGCCACAAGCTTTCAAAAGCATTGAAATTCTCCAAGGCAATGGAGGAACTGGAAGCATCAAGCAAATCAACCTTGCAGAAG GAAAGAATGTCAGTTATTTAAAGTATAAGATTGATGAGCTTAATGAGGAGACATACACCTACAATTACACATTGATTGAAGGTGATGCCTTGTCTGCAAATCTTGAGAAAATCAGTTACGAAGTGAAATTTGAAACATCACCCAGTGGCGGTACAGTTGCCAAGATGACAAACACGTACTGCACGGTGGGAGATTTTGCAATTAAAGAGGAGGAAGTTAAGGCTGGCAAAGAGAAGGCCTTAGGAATGTACAAGGCAGTGGAGGCCTACCTGGTCCAAAATCCTGATGTCTATGCTTAG
- the LOC113764987 gene encoding major allergen Pru ar 1-like has product MAATTFSHEYTYTIPPARLFKASVLDSHNLFPKLLPQAFKSIEILRGNGGSGSIKQINLGDGKTLSFLKYHIDELNEETYTYSYTLIEGDALSDKLEKITYEVKFEPTANGGTISKMTSKYYPKGDYVVNEEEVMAGKEKASGMYKAVEAFLLQNPEAYA; this is encoded by the exons ATGGCTGCAACCACTTTCAGCCATGAATACACTTACACCATTCCACCAGCAAGGCTATTCAAGGCCTCAGTTCTTGACTCTCACAACTTGTTCCCCAAGCTCTTGCCCCAAGCTTTCAAGAGCATTGAAATCCTCCGAGGCAATGGAGGTTCTGGAAGCATCAAGCAAATCAACCTTGGCGATG GTAAGACTCTGAGTTTCTTGAAATATCACATTGATGAGCTCAATGAAGAGACGTATACATATAGCTACACTCTGATTGAAGGAGATGCTTTATCTGACAAGctcgagaaaataacttacGAGGTTAAGTTTGAGCCAACAGCGAATGGTGGTACCATCTCCAAGATGACTAGCAAGTACTATCCCAAAGGAGATTACGTGGTCAACGAAGAAGAGGTCATGGCTGGAAAAGAGAAGGCTTCTGGCATGTACAAGGCTGTGGAAGCCTTCctcctccaaaatccagaagcCTATGCTTAA